One genomic window of Magnolia sinica isolate HGM2019 chromosome 3, MsV1, whole genome shotgun sequence includes the following:
- the LOC131240877 gene encoding uncharacterized protein LOC131240877, translated as MMRYQRVSPDYLPLSNGRKPNLRTCKEDDGDSRRILNYSNGFEGKALRFRPGTAPSTSQDQNFSQFAIPHSPQPENHTDVKSPNNHESGPVGDVLLQWGQNKRSRGSRADNRLVTDESSVQARQGAKIHRRVVSRVEKLATAMHPPCTTPYSRGANLRPCMPVREPTGSLPSRGLEEQSGPGNGPPPSNARINSRSTDKWSRSPPSPGKPDKTAASSMTALKEKPNGSVTQANPMKIESTPQSEPEPGATGEKLNFDIFEWPRIYISLSRKEKEDDFLIMKGTKLPQRPKKRAKNVDRALQYCFPGMWLSDLSRGRYEVREKKCVKKKRRGLKGMESMDSDSE; from the exons ATGATGAG ATACCAGAGAGTAAGCCCGGATTATCTTCCATTAAGTAATGGAAGAAAACCTAATCTCCGAACATGTAAGGAAGACGACGGTGACAGCAGGAGAATCCTAAACTACAGCAATGGCTTCGAAGGGAAGGCCCTGAGATTCCGGCCTGGAACCGCCCCATCTACCAGCCAAGACCAGAACTTCTCACAATTCGCTATTCCCCATTCTCCGCAACCCGAAAATCACACAGACGTGAAGAGCCCGAATAACCATGAGAGCGGCCCGGTCGGGGACGTTCTGTTGCAGTGGGGTCAGAACAAGAGATCGCGAGGGTCACGGGCTGATAACCGGTTGGTGACGGATGAGTCGTCGGTTCAGGCAAGGCAAGGAGCCAAGATCCATAGGAGAGTGGTATCAAGGGTGGAGAAGCTGGCCACCGCCATGCATCCGCCCTGTACTACTCCTTACAGCCGGGGCGCGAATCTGAGACCTTGTATGCCCGTCCGTGAGCCTACAGGATCTCTGCCGAGCAG GGGCTTAGAAGAGCAATCGGGTCCTGGAAATGGGCCCCCACCCAGCAACGCCCGTATTAATTCTCGTTCCACGGATAAGTGGTCTCGATCTCCTCCATCACCCGGCAAGCCCGATAAAACAGCTGCTTCGTCTATGACCGCTCTCAAGGAGAAGCCGAATGGATCTGTGACGCAAGCCAACCCCATGAAAATCGAATCCACGCCTCAGTCGGAACCGGAACCAGGTGCCACCGGGGAGAAGCTGAATTTTGATATTTTCGAGTGGCCCAGGATATACATCTCCCTgtcaaggaaagaaaaagaagacgatTTCCTCATTATGAAGGGCACAAAGCTCCCCCAGAGGCCTAAGAAAAGGGCAAAAAACGTGGATAGGGCCCTCCAG TACTGCTTTCCTGGGATGTGGCTATCTGATCTGTCGAGGGGTCGGTACGAAGTCAGGGAGAAGAAATGCGTGAAGAAG AAGCGAAGAGGGTTAAAAGGCATGGAAAGTATGGACAGTGACTCGGAGTAG